In the genome of Diaphorobacter sp. HDW4A, the window CCACGGTTTCGCCGCGCTTGGCCTTGTAGTCGTTCACGGCGGCCTTGATGGCGTCTTCTGCCAAGATGGAGCAGTGAATCTTCACGGGAGGCAGAGCCAGCTCTTCAGCAATGATGCTGTTCTTGAGTGCAGCCGCTTCGTCGAGCGTCTTGCCCTTGACCCATTCAGTCACGAGCGAGGACGATGCAATCGCCGAGCCGCAACCGTAGGTCTTGAAGCGCGCGTCTTCAATCACGCCGGTCTCGGGGTTCACCTTGATCTGCAGCTTCATCACGTCGCCGCAGGCCGGTGCGCCGACCATACCGGTGCCGACCGTGTCGTCACCCTTGTCGAACGAGCCCACATTGCGGGGGTTCTCGTAATGGTCGATCACTTTGTCTGAATAAGCCATGGTGTTTCTCCTTTTACTGCGTCGGCCGGCGGGACTTGCCTCTTCGCGGGGCGCAGCAATCTTCAAAAATATGAAATCAGTGGGCAGCCCATTGGATGGTGCTCAAGTCCACACCGTCCTTGAACATTTCCCACAGAGGGCTGAGCTCGCGCAGCTTGGCGACGTTGTGACGGATGGTGGAGATCGCGTAGTCGATTTCCTCTTCCGTCGTGAAACGGCCGATCGTCATGCGCAGGCTGCTGTGCGCCAGTTCATCGCTGCGGCCAAGAGCACGAAGCACATAGCTGGGCTCGAGACTGGCCGAGGTGCATGCGGAGCCTGACGACACCGCCAGACCCTTGATGCCCATGATCAGCGATTCGCCTTCGACGAAGTTGAAGCTCATGTTCACGTTCTGCGGCACACGGTGTTCCATGCTGCCGTTGATGAACACTTGCTCGACGTCCTTCAGGCCATCCATGAGACGCTTCTGCAGCGCTGCGGCCTTGGCATTCACCTCGTTCATTTCGAGCTTGATGATGCGGAAGGCCTCGCCCATGCCGACGATCTGGTGCGTTGGCAATGTGCCCGAACGCATGCCGCGTTCGTGACCACCACCATGGATCTGCGCTTCCAGACGGATGCGTGGCTTGCGACGCACATACAGCGCGCCCACGCCCTTGGGACCGTAGGTCTTGTGCGCGGTCATGCTCATCAGGTCGACGGGCAGCTTGCCCATGTCGATCTCGACACGGCCTGTGGCCTGCGCTGCATCGACGTGGAAGATGATGCCCTTTTCACGGCAGATCGCACCAATGGCCGGGATGTCCTGAATCACGCCGATTTCGTTGTTCACGAACAGCACGCTCACGAGGATCGTGTCGGGGCGGATCGCGGCCTTGAAGGCTTCCAGATCCAGCAGACCGTCTTCCTTGACGTCCATGTAGGTGACTTCAAAGCCTTGGCGCTCCAGCTCGCGCATGGTGTCCAGCACGGCCTTGTGCTCGGTCTTGAGCGTGATGAGGTGCTTGCCCTTGCCTTTGTAGAACTGAGCCGCGCCCTTCAATGCCAGATTGATGGATTCGGTCGCGCCGCTGGTCCACACGATTTCGCGCGGATCGGCACCGATCAGGTCAGCCACGTAGCCACGCGACTTTTCAATGATCTCTTCGGCCTCCCAGCCCCACGCATGACTGCGCGATGCCGCGTTGCCGAAATGTTCGCGCAACCAGGGGATCATCGCGTCGACGACACGGGGATCCACCGGAGTGGTCGCACCGTAGTCCAGGTAAATGGGGAAATGGGGAGTCATGTCCATGGCTATCTCGCTTTAGCGATCTGGCTGGCGAATGTCAGTTGTCAGAATGGTTTTCAAAAACAGCGGTCCTTGGCCGGGGCTGCGCCGTTGCTTGATTGATTTGGAGCATCAAGCATCGGGCGCGGCCAACCGCGCTCAGGACTTGGCGAAGGCGTTGCCCAGTGCAAACACCGAGTTCGGTGCGTTCACGCGGATGGGCTTGACCACCGGAGTCGTCGAGATCGCGCGACGAGCCACCGGCTTGTCTTCGATCTGCACGCCCTTGGCGAGTTGGTCGTCGACCAGCTTCTGCAGCGTGACGGAGTCCAAAAACTCCACCATGCGTTGATTCAGCGAGGCCCACAGTTCGTGCGTCATGCAACGACCAGCTTCGCCCAGGCAGTTTTCCTTGCCACCGCATTGCGTAGCATCGATCGGCTCGTCCACCGACACGATGATGTCGGCAACGGTGATGTCGCCAGCCTTGCGGGCAAGCGTATAGCCGCCACCGGGGCCGCGGGTGGATTCCACCAGTTCATGACGGCGCAGCTTGCCGAACAGCTGCTCCAGGTACGACAGGGAAATCTGCTGACGCTGGCTGATGGCCGCCAGGGTGACAGGGCCATTGTTCTGGCGCAGGGCCAGATCAATCATGGCAGTGACCGCAAAACGGCCTTTGGTTGTGAGACGCATCGCAAGCTCCTTGTTGGTTCAGGCTTGATCGTTTGAGAAACACCTCGAACAGCTGGATGAGCCATTCGGGTACCCGTCTCCGCCCGTTCTCCGGCGCAGCCAAAACCCTAAGGTTTGCCCGCCAGAGCCCTATGTATCGTGGGGTTGTTTTCTTGAGTAATTAGCCCAAGTATACCACCAATCCCTATTGTTTTTGTCGGGTAACAAAATCTATCGCCGAGATAGCGCGGTTAAATAATTTCTTTCACCGCAACCATCTCGCAAAAACCCGCGTCAGGCTTGACGCTCCGTGCCACCATGCGCACCAAAGACGCGATCTTTGAGCTTCGCCAATTGATCGCGCACTCGGGCCGCCTGCTCGAATTCCAGATTGCGCGCGTGATCCATCATGGCTTTTTCCAGACGCTTGATCTCGCGTGCAATGTCCTTCTCCGACATCTCTTCCAGCTCCAGGTCACGCGCCGTCTGCTGCTGCAGGCGCTGCGTGTCCTGACCGGACTTCTCGCTGTAAACGCCATCAATCAGGTCTTTCACCTGCTTGACAATGCTGCGCGGCGTGATTCCGTTAGCCTCGTTGTATGCGATCTGTTTCGCGCGCCGACGTTCCGTTTCCCCCATGGCTTTTTTCATGGATTCCGTGATCCGGTCCGCGTACAGAATCGCCATACCCTCGGAATTTCGCGCTGCGCGGCCAATTGTCTGAATCAAACTGCGTTCCGCGCGTAGGAATCCTTCCTTATCAGCATCCAGGATGGCGACCAAAGTGACCTCGGGAATGTCCAGTCCCTCGCGCAGCAGATTGATGCCGACCAGAACGTCGAACGCGCCCAAGCGCAAGTCGCGGATGATTTCGACGCGCTCGACGGTATCGACGTCGGAATGCAGATAGCGCACCTTCACGCCGTTGTCCGAAAGATACTCGGTC includes:
- the iscR gene encoding Fe-S cluster assembly transcriptional regulator IscR; translated protein: MRLTTKGRFAVTAMIDLALRQNNGPVTLAAISQRQQISLSYLEQLFGKLRRHELVESTRGPGGGYTLARKAGDITVADIIVSVDEPIDATQCGGKENCLGEAGRCMTHELWASLNQRMVEFLDSVTLQKLVDDQLAKGVQIEDKPVARRAISTTPVVKPIRVNAPNSVFALGNAFAKS
- a CDS encoding IscS subfamily cysteine desulfurase, with product MDMTPHFPIYLDYGATTPVDPRVVDAMIPWLREHFGNAASRSHAWGWEAEEIIEKSRGYVADLIGADPREIVWTSGATESINLALKGAAQFYKGKGKHLITLKTEHKAVLDTMRELERQGFEVTYMDVKEDGLLDLEAFKAAIRPDTILVSVLFVNNEIGVIQDIPAIGAICREKGIIFHVDAAQATGRVEIDMGKLPVDLMSMTAHKTYGPKGVGALYVRRKPRIRLEAQIHGGGHERGMRSGTLPTHQIVGMGEAFRIIKLEMNEVNAKAAALQKRLMDGLKDVEQVFINGSMEHRVPQNVNMSFNFVEGESLIMGIKGLAVSSGSACTSASLEPSYVLRALGRSDELAHSSLRMTIGRFTTEEEIDYAISTIRHNVAKLRELSPLWEMFKDGVDLSTIQWAAH
- the iscU gene encoding Fe-S cluster assembly scaffold IscU: MAYSDKVIDHYENPRNVGSFDKGDDTVGTGMVGAPACGDVMKLQIKVNPETGVIEDARFKTYGCGSAIASSSLVTEWVKGKTLDEAAALKNSIIAEELALPPVKIHCSILAEDAIKAAVNDYKAKRGETVAADSTVA